ACGCGACCATTCGCATCCTCACCGGGTTCCTGGTTCTCTACATCGCGTTCTACGCGAAATCGAACCAGGGCACCCATTCCGGGTGGATGCAGTTCGCGTTGCTCGGCGCGGTGGGTGCCGCCGCCGGCGTCGGAAACTTCGTCGGCAACGCCACCGGCACCCGACTGGAACTGAAGAACCCGCAACGCATCGTCGTGTCGGTGACCGCGGCCAGTCTCGTGGCGGCGGTTCTCGCGGCCGTCTTCGGGTCGATCCTCTTCGCCGCGCTCGCCGCGTTGGTCGCCTCGGGGACCAGCGCGATCGGCAAGGTGTGCCTCGACTCGTCGATCCAGGACGACCTGCCCGAGGAATCGCGTGCGTCGGCGTTCGGGCGGTCGGAGTCGGTACTGCAATTGTCGTGGGTGTTCGGTGCCGCGCTCGGGGTGTTGCTGCCACCGACACTGTGGATCGGGTTCACCGTCGTCTCCGTGCTGTTGGCTCTCGGGTTCGCGCAGACAGCCATCACCAATCGCGGTTCCACGCTCGTCCCCGGCTTCGGCGGCAAACGTCCCGACCAGGCGATGCCGACCGGCAGCATCCGCATGGACCCACACATGACCCGCCCCAGACCGTCGCATCCCGACACCCGCGTCGACACCCACGAGAACGGATTCTGACCGCACCGTGTTCACCCTCAAGGCAGGCGAGAAGAAGTTCCTCGCCATCGCCACCATCGTCGGTTTCCTGTTCGTCGCCGTTGTCGGCACCGCGGTCACTCTCCTCGTCCTCAACAACGACGACGAAGAGGTGCCGTACCTGCAGGCGACCACCGGCAAGTCCCTCGTGCACGTCGAGCCGACCATCCTGTGCGAGATCGACCTGTCGAACTGCAAGAAGGGTGCCGAGGGCACGTTCGCGCCCCGCGTCCCGGTGCCCGCCGGGAAGTCGATCATCGTGGCGCTCTCACGCGGCATCTTCGACGCGCCGTGGGCCCTGACGCTGGAGTTCCTGACGCCCAGGGGTTTCGAGCAGCAGCCCCCGGAGTTCTACGGGCCGGACGAGAAGTACTCGTTCACGGTCCGCTCGACCAAGGAACGTCTGCTGACCAACATCGAGGTACGCCTGCCGTCCGGCCGTACCGACACGGCAGGGGCACCGATCACCCGAGGCTTCTGGTCGATCAACACGCTGCCCGAGGGCACGCAGGTGCCGCAGGCGTTCATGGCAACCAGCGGTGTGGAGCTTCAGCCCTACAACGGTTAGAACTCGCCCTGCCTCGCCCGACTGTGCTCGAGTTCCGGGGTGCCCGCTACACGCGCTGACTGTGTGGAAACGGTCGCCGAGTGTGCTCGCAGCGGTACGTGACATGCCCACGAGACAGCGCACACTCGACGATCGGCTTCCGCACCGTCGGCGGCTTTTTTGCCGACCACCGCACGAGTTTCACACGCTGACGGTGCGGAAGCCCCGCAGTCAGCAGACCTAGTGCTCGAGCTCCTTGGCGACCGCACGAACGACCTCGGAGATGCGCTGCGCGGTCTTGCGATCCGGGTATTTGCCGTGGCGTAGGTCGGGCTGGATCTTGTTCTCGAGCAACGTGATCAGATCGGCGACCATGCCGTGCAGCTCGTCGGGCGAGTGGCGCTTGACCGGCTCACGAGCCGCCGCGGCAGCCTCGCGCGCGTTCTTCGCGACGCTGGGCGCGGGCTCGAGCACCGTCACCGACAACGCCTGCGGACCACGACGGCCCGCGGCCATGCCGAACTCGACACGCTGCCCGGGCTTGAGCGCTTCGACCCCGCCCGCGAGGGCGCTCGATCGAACGTAGACGTCCTCGCCGTCCTCCTGGGACAGGAAGCCGAAGCCCTTCTCCGCGTCGTACCACTTCACCTTGCCGGTTGGCACCGAACTCACCCTCAACTTTTGTCTGTGTCGGATCGTGCCGCGATACGTCGACGACGAACCACGGCACGAATAAAGCGCCCGACGTGGCGACCTGGGTCCCACACGTCGGAGCGCTACGGGACCATTCTACGCAGGGAATGTCCAGGTTTTTACGCGACCGAGCGGCCAGGCGCCCGCCGCGTGGAGTTCGGTTGGCAGGCGCGGCGTCCCCTGCTCTACCGTCATCGGTATGCCTGGACAACCCGGGGATCGTCTGCTGCACGCAGCTCTGGTCCTGTTCGCGATCGGCGTCGTCGCCATCGTCACGATGTTCGCCTACCCCGCCCTCGCCGACGGCGACCGTGCCCCCATCGGGGTCTACCTCCTCACGCTGGGGACCCCGATCGGCTTCGTTCTGGCCATCGTGTTCGCATTGCGGTCGGGTCGGAGGCAGCGATGAGCGCCGACCACATCGATCTGGCCCCGGGCACGGACGGCGACGCCCTGCGCGCCGCCTACAGCTGCTTCCCGTCCGGCGTGGTCGCGGTGTGTGCGCAGATCGACTCCGCGCCGGTGGGCATGGCCGCGAGTTCGTTCGCGACCGTCTCCCTCGACCCACCGTTGGTGTCGCTGTGCGTGCAGCACACGTCGAGCACCTGGCCGAAACTGCGAGATGCGCCCCGGATCGGCGTGAGCGTCTTCGCGGCCAGCCAGGATCTGCTCTGCCGGCAGCTCGCCGGATCCGCCGAGCACCGTTTCGACGGCATCGCCCCCCAGGTCAGCGACAACGGCGCACTGTTCATCCCGGGCGCGGCCGCGGTGCTCTCCTGCAGTCTCTACAACGAATTCCCCGCGGGCGACCACAACCTCGTGCTCCTGGAGATCGAGGCGCTGAGTGCGGACCCGACGATCGAACCGCTGGTGTTCCACGCGAGCACCTTCCGAGCCCTCGAGGCGCGCGCCTGATCGGCACCCGTCAGTAGGCTGGGGACATGACAGCCATCGCCCTGGGTATGCCCACGGGCATACGACGTGGGCCGGACCCGGATGACGCCGACGTGTCGGGCACATCCGGTATGCCCACGTCGGGACCGATGGTGGACACGTTCGGTCGGACGACGCGTGATCTGCGGGTCTCGCTTACCGATCGCTGCAACCTGCGCTGCACCTACTGCATGCCGGCCGAGGGACTGGACTGGCTGCCCCGGTCGGACGTGCTCGACACCGCCGAGCTGGTGCGACTGATCGGGATCGCCGTCGGCGACCTGGGCGTGACCGCCATTCGCTTCACCGGCGGCGAACCCCTGCTGCGCAAGGATCTCCCCGAGATCATCGAGGCCGTTGCGCGTCTCGATCCGCGTCCCGAGATGGCCGTCACCACGAACGGGCTCGGACTGCGTCGCCACGCGTCCCGACTGGCCGCGGCCGGCCTCGACCGCGTCAACGTCTCCCTCGACACGCTCGATCGCGACCGGTTCGCCGCCATCACCCGCCGTGACCGCCTCGACGACGTGCTCGACGGGTTGGCGGCCGCGCGTGAGGCCGGACTGTCCCCGGTGAAGATCAACGCCGTCCTGAGCCCCGACGGCGGACTCGACGACGCTCCCGCGCTGCTGCGGATGTGCCTGGACAACGGCTATGCGTTGCGGATCATCGAGCAGATGCCCCTCGACGCCGGACACACCTGGTCACGGTCGGACATGATCACCGCCGACATGGTCCACGAGCGGCTCTCCCGCGAATTCGACCTCGACGCCGACCCGCGACCACGTGGTTCGGCCCCCGCAGAGACCTGGGTCGTACGGGGCCATCGGATGCCCGGACGCGACGGTGCGATGGTCGACGCCCGGGTGGGCATCATCGCCTCGGTGACGCGACCGTTCTGCGGCGATTGCGACCGGACCCGGCTCACCGCGGACGGCGCGCTGCGGACCTGCCTGTTCTCGACAACCGAGACCGATCTGCGCGGCCTCGTGCGCGGCGGTGCCGACGACGCCGAGATCGCGATGGCCTGGCGACGGGCCACCTGGGGCAAGCTACCCGGTCACGCGATCAACGACCCGTCCTTCCTACAGCCGACACGGCCGATGTCGGCCATCGGCGGCTGAGATGACCGTCGAGGCCACCACGAGTTCGGTGCTGCGCATCGAGGTCCGGTTCTTCGCCGCCGCCAAGGCCGCGGCGGGTCGCGCGACCGATGTCGTCGAACTCCCCCACGACGCCACCGTCGGCGATCTGGAGACCGCCCTCGGCACGGACAACCCCGACCTCGCGCGCGTCCTGCTCCGCTGTTCGTATCTGCGGGATTCGATGGCCGTCCGCGACCGCGACAGGGCGCTCGCACCGTGCTCGTTGGTCGAGGTCCTGCCGCCGTTCGCCGGCGGCTGATCACTCTTCTCTGCGACCGCGTTGCGCTCTGCGAAACTCGTATTCCCACCTGAGGACGTCATCCGTTCGGATGAGGTGTGGCGTTGGTCACATCACAGAAGGGTCACAGGGAGGACACGAACTTGCTGTCAGCCCCGTGGCCTGCGGGGACGCACGGGTACTCGCCGAGACCAGCTCGCGACACTTGAAATCCTTTGCGCGACGAACGTATGACACGTACGCGAGGACCACGTAGCGTCTGCGACGGCTGCACCTGCTGCCACACCCGAAACACAAACTCCCCGTCCTCCGCGCCAAACCTCGTTCCGTGGACAGGGTCACCGATCACGAATTCAGGAACGAGGACGGGGGACCCACATCTCCTTTCGAGAACCGGGATCCCGGCGAGTCATCGCCGAGATCCCTTGGGGTGAAGCTCCACCTGTGGAGCCGGGCAACCTCTCAGCCCGAACCCGACAGCTCACTTCGTAGGCGCGTGGAGAGAGGAATACCTGTATATGTCCGGACGTCATCGCAAGCCGACCTCCACCACCCGTACCGTCGCCCGCGTAGCGGTCACCTCCGCTGTCCTCGGCGGCGGCGCCAGCATGCTTCTGGGAGTCGGCAACGCAGCTGCAGCCACCGATTCCGAGTGGAGCCAGGTCGCTCAGTGTGAGTCAGGCGGCAACTGGGGTATCAACACCGGTAACGGCTACCAGGGCGGGCTGCAGTTCAGCCCCAGCACCTGGGCCGGCCACGGTGGTACCCAGTACGCCCCCTCGGCCAACCAGGCCACCAAGGAACAGCAGATCGCAGTGGCCGAGAAGGTCCTCGCGGGCCAGGGCAAGGGCGCATGGCCGGTGTGTGGCA
This window of the Williamsia phyllosphaerae genome carries:
- a CDS encoding DUF2771 family protein, which encodes MFTLKAGEKKFLAIATIVGFLFVAVVGTAVTLLVLNNDDEEVPYLQATTGKSLVHVEPTILCEIDLSNCKKGAEGTFAPRVPVPAGKSIIVALSRGIFDAPWALTLEFLTPRGFEQQPPEFYGPDEKYSFTVRSTKERLLTNIEVRLPSGRTDTAGAPITRGFWSINTLPEGTQVPQAFMATSGVELQPYNG
- a CDS encoding cold-shock protein, producing MPTGKVKWYDAEKGFGFLSQEDGEDVYVRSSALAGGVEALKPGQRVEFGMAAGRRGPQALSVTVLEPAPSVAKNAREAAAAAREPVKRHSPDELHGMVADLITLLENKIQPDLRHGKYPDRKTAQRISEVVRAVAKELEH
- a CDS encoding flavin reductase family protein codes for the protein MSADHIDLAPGTDGDALRAAYSCFPSGVVAVCAQIDSAPVGMAASSFATVSLDPPLVSLCVQHTSSTWPKLRDAPRIGVSVFAASQDLLCRQLAGSAEHRFDGIAPQVSDNGALFIPGAAAVLSCSLYNEFPAGDHNLVLLEIEALSADPTIEPLVFHASTFRALEARA
- the moaA gene encoding GTP 3',8-cyclase MoaA encodes the protein MPTSGPMVDTFGRTTRDLRVSLTDRCNLRCTYCMPAEGLDWLPRSDVLDTAELVRLIGIAVGDLGVTAIRFTGGEPLLRKDLPEIIEAVARLDPRPEMAVTTNGLGLRRHASRLAAAGLDRVNVSLDTLDRDRFAAITRRDRLDDVLDGLAAAREAGLSPVKINAVLSPDGGLDDAPALLRMCLDNGYALRIIEQMPLDAGHTWSRSDMITADMVHERLSREFDLDADPRPRGSAPAETWVVRGHRMPGRDGAMVDARVGIIASVTRPFCGDCDRTRLTADGALRTCLFSTTETDLRGLVRGGADDAEIAMAWRRATWGKLPGHAINDPSFLQPTRPMSAIGG
- a CDS encoding MoaD/ThiS family protein; this translates as MRIEVRFFAAAKAAAGRATDVVELPHDATVGDLETALGTDNPDLARVLLRCSYLRDSMAVRDRDRALAPCSLVEVLPPFAGG
- a CDS encoding transglycosylase family protein — its product is MSGRHRKPTSTTRTVARVAVTSAVLGGGASMLLGVGNAAAATDSEWSQVAQCESGGNWGINTGNGYQGGLQFSPSTWAGHGGTQYAPSANQATKEQQIAVAEKVLAGQGKGAWPVCGTGLGAPTPRSTTPVDLPKLPSVKAPELKTPEAPAAQSEANKKVDEALAEQKVDPAVTALWEQAKKSGVQLDDGQLALFNQFKGLLP